The following proteins are encoded in a genomic region of Oncorhynchus keta strain PuntledgeMale-10-30-2019 chromosome 8, Oket_V2, whole genome shotgun sequence:
- the LOC118378887 gene encoding uncharacterized protein LOC118378887 — protein sequence MASKCCVVGLFLVLLFWDVHCYPYQQAYRLGQVYPRTSNLYGPLVKPSQINTYTRYFLKHEPISSGSSLPVPVDSRSPIDWGSNLGIQSFAPLKTTASPHLVPQAPEQTGCLSAGVAYPSLLPLPPLCESSPSNFQAGEISHFESVYEQGNSRSEFEDQRFPLREGAVEAGSIPAPLPATIAPPLSKVIGPEPSQEGLEANYGELFITRKFPAGIITHLRTKYEHGNDQWSSAGFVRYRPAPVQYRPQYPHARRQ from the coding sequence cctacaGGTTGGGCCAAGTCTACCCAAGAACTTCAAATCTATATGGTCCACTTGTCAAACCCAGCCAAATTAACACCTACACACGTTACTTCCTTAAACATGAACCCATTTCTTCTGGTTCAAGCCTCCCTGTTCCTGTTGACTCTAGGAGTCCTATTGATTGGGGCTCCAATCTTGGTATTCAGAGTTTTGCTCCCCTGAAGACTACTGCTTCCCCTCACCTCGTTCCTCAGGCTCCTGAACAGACTGGATGTCTTTCTGCAGGAGTCGCTTACCCTAGTCTTCTTCCTTTACCGCCACTGTGTGAGTCTTCACCAAGTAACTTCCAGGCAGGGGAAATCTCTCACTTTGAGAGTGTTTATGAACAAGGCAACAGTCGGAGTGAGTTTGAAGACCAACGGTTCCCACTTCGTGAGGGTGCAGTTGAGGCAGGTTCTATTCCAGCCCCACTCCCTGCTACAATAGCCCCACCCCTATCCAAAGTTATTGGACCAGAACCTAGCCAGGAAGGTCTTGAAGCTAATTATGGGGAGCTGTTCATCACTAGGAAGTTCCCTGCTGGCATCATCACCCATTTAAGAACCAAATATGAGCATGGAAATGACCAATGGAGCTCAGCTGGTTTTGTCAGGTACCGTCCTGCTCCCGTCCAATACCGACCACAATATCCTCATGCCCGCCGGCAGTGA